A stretch of the Candidatus Denitrolinea symbiosum genome encodes the following:
- a CDS encoding diversity-generating retroelement protein Avd yields MEESPIFTKTYDLLLWLIPATMKFPKEQRFVLAKRVQDTVFDFQEALIAAGMGVEKTRNLQEADVLLRKLQVYIRMSVNLQFLTVRQYEHVSKMTVEIGKILGGWRKKAGV; encoded by the coding sequence ATGGAAGAATCGCCCATCTTCACCAAAACCTACGACCTGCTGTTGTGGTTGATTCCCGCAACAATGAAGTTTCCCAAAGAACAGCGTTTCGTGCTGGCGAAGCGGGTTCAAGATACTGTCTTCGATTTTCAAGAAGCGCTGATCGCCGCGGGCATGGGAGTCGAAAAGACGCGCAACCTGCAAGAGGCGGATGTGCTGTTGAGAAAATTGCAGGTGTACATCCGCATGAGCGTCAACCTGCAATTCCTCACGGTCAGACAGTATGAGCATGTTAGCAAAATGACGGTGGAGATCGGGAAGATTCTCGGCGGCTGGCGCAAGAAAGCGGGAGTATAA
- a CDS encoding tRNA preQ1(34) S-adenosylmethionine ribosyltransferase-isomerase QueA, protein MHTSDFDYPLPESSIAQTPLEPRDSSRLLVLKRGTPNVEHRLFREIGEYLRPNDLLVLNQTRVIPARLFARKSTGGRVELLLLRRRDLLTWEALVGGNGLRIARKVKVEDGPEAEIVELLNGSERLVRFSEPIEPYFLKVGHVPLPPYIHEELKDPERYQTVYARESGSAAAPTAGLHFTPRLLDELQGRGVKIAYVTLHVGLDTFAPVNEDDPAEHRIHTEWCELPQAAADAVNETKRLGGRVIAVGTTSVRTLETAANLQSPISAYSGPTSLFILPGYQFKIVDAMITNFHLPKSTLIMLVSAFAGREKILETYQLAVREGYRFYSFGDAMLIL, encoded by the coding sequence ATGCACACCTCCGACTTCGACTATCCCCTCCCCGAATCCTCCATCGCACAGACTCCCCTCGAGCCGCGAGACTCCTCGCGTCTCCTCGTCTTGAAGCGCGGGACGCCGAATGTAGAACACCGTCTCTTCCGCGAGATCGGGGAGTATCTTCGCCCGAACGACCTCCTCGTCCTCAACCAGACGCGCGTCATCCCGGCGCGTCTCTTTGCGCGCAAATCCACGGGCGGACGCGTCGAACTGCTGCTCCTCCGCCGCCGCGATCTGTTGACGTGGGAGGCGCTGGTCGGCGGGAATGGATTGCGGATAGCCAGAAAGGTAAAGGTGGAAGACGGCCCCGAAGCCGAGATCGTGGAATTGCTGAACGGCTCCGAGCGGCTCGTCCGCTTCTCCGAACCGATTGAGCCGTATTTCCTGAAAGTGGGACACGTCCCGCTCCCGCCGTACATCCACGAGGAGTTGAAGGACCCCGAGCGCTATCAAACCGTCTACGCGCGCGAGTCCGGCTCTGCCGCCGCGCCCACGGCCGGACTCCACTTCACGCCGCGGCTGCTGGACGAGTTGCAGGGCAGGGGAGTGAAGATCGCCTACGTCACATTGCACGTCGGTCTCGACACCTTTGCCCCCGTCAACGAGGACGACCCCGCCGAGCATAGAATCCACACCGAGTGGTGCGAACTTCCGCAAGCCGCTGCTGACGCCGTCAACGAAACCAAACGCCTCGGCGGACGCGTCATCGCGGTCGGCACGACCTCCGTCCGCACACTCGAAACTGCTGCCAATCTCCAATCTCCAATCTCTGCTTACTCTGGCCCCACCTCCCTCTTCATCCTCCCCGGCTATCAATTCAAAATCGTGGACGCCATGATCACAAATTTCCACCTGCCCAAGTCCACGCTGATCATGTTGGTCAGCGCCTTCGCGGGGCGGGAGAAGATTCTCGAAACATACCAACTCGCGGTCAGGGAAGGCTATCGCTTTTACTCTTTCGGCGATGCGATGTTGATCCTCTAA
- a CDS encoding uracil-DNA glycosylase, with protein MARVKRKAYINEEYWGKPVPGFGDPNARVLVVGLAPGAHGSNRTGRQFTGDASGNFLYPALFRAGFANQPVSVSRDDGLTLRDLYLTASARCVPPDNKPTPEELANCQPYLEAELKIIHPKVIVCLGRIAFERILKIYGLRISEYKFSHGATYSLTTDRWLLCSYHPSQQNTLTGKLTVEMFDEIWRQAKSLLDTAH; from the coding sequence GTGGCGCGGGTCAAGCGCAAGGCGTATATCAACGAAGAATACTGGGGCAAGCCCGTCCCCGGATTCGGCGACCCGAACGCGCGCGTCCTCGTGGTGGGACTCGCCCCCGGCGCGCACGGCTCGAATCGTACCGGGCGACAATTTACCGGCGACGCCTCGGGCAATTTTCTCTATCCCGCCCTCTTCCGCGCCGGGTTCGCGAACCAGCCTGTCTCGGTCTCGCGCGACGACGGCCTGACTCTGCGCGACCTGTACCTCACCGCCTCCGCGCGCTGCGTCCCTCCCGACAACAAACCCACGCCCGAAGAACTCGCCAACTGCCAGCCGTATTTGGAAGCGGAGTTGAAAATCATCCATCCCAAAGTGATCGTGTGTTTGGGACGCATCGCCTTCGAGCGGATCTTAAAAATTTACGGCCTGCGAATCTCGGAATATAAATTTTCGCACGGCGCAACTTACTCACTGACGACTGATCGCTGGTTACTATGCTCTTACCACCCCAGCCAGCAAAACACGCTGACGGGAAAACTCACCGTCGAAATGTTCGACGAAATCTGGCGGCAAGCCAAATCCCTCCTCGATACTGCCCACTGA
- a CDS encoding cysteinyl-tRNA synthetase has product MTPERIAFLGSGETSLAGGRVFETLARLLPDPPRAAILETPAGFELNSASVAGRVADFLRTRLQNYNPRVDVVPARKRHSPFSPDDPEILKPLLDANLIFMGPGSPTYAVRQLKGTLAWDLIRARHRLGAALVFASAATIAVGAWTLPVYEIYKAGEDVRSLPGLDLFGDFGVSLSFIPHWNNAEGGEDLDTSRCFVGMERFAQWRAALPPGQTILGLDEHTGLVVDFEKQECTVSGVSSVSLIRDRDLKIYASGKVFPLAELGEFELPAPEMGISSAAWELARGAGRTESESPDAETLSLLDARGRARAAKDWETSDRLRDQIAARGWSVTDTAEGQTVKKNPR; this is encoded by the coding sequence ATGACTCCCGAACGTATCGCCTTTCTTGGATCGGGCGAGACCTCCCTCGCGGGCGGCCGCGTCTTCGAGACTCTCGCCCGCCTCCTTCCTGACCCGCCGCGGGCCGCGATCCTCGAGACGCCTGCCGGCTTCGAGTTGAACTCGGCCTCCGTCGCGGGACGCGTCGCCGACTTTCTTCGGACGCGCCTGCAAAATTACAATCCCCGCGTGGACGTGGTCCCCGCGCGCAAACGTCATTCCCCCTTCAGCCCCGACGATCCCGAAATCTTAAAACCCCTCCTCGACGCCAATCTCATTTTCATGGGACCCGGCAGTCCCACGTATGCCGTCCGCCAGTTGAAAGGGACTCTCGCCTGGGACCTGATCCGCGCGCGTCATCGCCTCGGCGCGGCGCTCGTCTTCGCCTCGGCCGCGACGATCGCGGTCGGCGCGTGGACTCTGCCCGTGTACGAAATTTACAAGGCGGGAGAAGACGTCCGCTCCCTGCCCGGGCTCGATCTGTTCGGCGATTTCGGCGTTTCGCTTTCCTTCATCCCTCACTGGAACAACGCCGAGGGCGGCGAGGATTTGGACACCAGCCGCTGCTTCGTCGGCATGGAGCGCTTCGCGCAGTGGCGCGCCGCCCTGCCGCCCGGCCAGACGATCCTCGGCCTGGACGAGCATACGGGCTTGGTCGTGGACTTCGAAAAGCAGGAATGTACGGTCAGCGGGGTGAGTTCGGTTTCGTTGATACGAGATCGCGATCTGAAAATCTACGCCTCGGGAAAAGTATTTCCGCTCGCCGAATTGGGTGAATTCGAGTTGCCCGCGCCGGAGATGGGTATCTCGTCCGCCGCATGGGAACTGGCGCGCGGCGCGGGTCGGACGGAGTCGGAATCTCCCGACGCGGAGACGCTGTCCCTGCTCGACGCGCGCGGACGGGCGCGCGCCGCGAAGGACTGGGAGACCTCCGACCGTTTGCGCGATCAGATTGCCGCCCGCGGCTGGTCGGTGACCGATACCGCCGAAGGCCAGACCGTGAAGAAGAATCCCCGATAA
- a CDS encoding N-acetyltransferase yields MIFEPAKPEDRQGILAVTAKIDVFTDEEKDTVRELWDDGGYDFLVARRDGRVVGFTCYGERALTEGTYDLFWIAVDPSARRLGTGKSLMRATEAEVQKRGGRILIAETSGMESYASTRAFYESVGYQKEAVIRDFYKPGDDLAIYTLHF; encoded by the coding sequence ATGATCTTCGAACCAGCCAAACCGGAAGACCGCCAGGGCATCCTGGCGGTCACCGCGAAGATAGACGTTTTCACGGACGAGGAAAAAGATACCGTCCGCGAGCTGTGGGATGACGGCGGCTACGATTTCCTCGTCGCGCGCCGCGACGGACGGGTGGTCGGGTTTACCTGCTACGGCGAGCGCGCCCTCACCGAGGGGACGTACGACCTGTTTTGGATCGCCGTGGACCCGTCCGCGCGGAGGCTGGGGACAGGGAAAAGCCTGATGCGCGCGACCGAGGCCGAGGTCCAGAAAAGAGGCGGACGGATTCTGATCGCGGAGACCTCGGGCATGGAGTCGTACGCGTCCACGCGCGCGTTCTACGAATCGGTCGGGTATCAAAAAGAAGCGGTCATCCGCGACTTCTACAAGCCGGGCGACGATCTGGCGATCTACACGTTACACTTTTAA
- a CDS encoding DNA Polymerase IV/Kappa; Pol IV has translation MFQTFLVYPYSRDSSIFRSCQICRGAKATLQAYYNRLMPRVILHLDLDAFFCAVEETRDPSLRGKPFAVGGRPDERGVVASCSYAARMFGVRSAMPMSRALRICPGLIVIPGRHRAYSEVSKNVMAKLRDLTPLVEQISIDEAFLDLADLRGPVERVARELQARIRDDLGLPCSIGIASNKLVAKIATEVGKKAAKGNAPPCALTVVPAGEEAAFLAPLPADMLWGVGPKTAARLAELGIHTIGDIARWPPSELARRFGEPGRDLARHARGEDERPVVTESETKSISQETTFARDVRDDKTLEATLREQSAEVARQLRSENLAGRTIKLKLRWPDFTTLTRQTTINRPTDMEDEIAQAALALLKTVRKSDEAVRLIGVGVTGLGEPVRQLGLWDLNTEKSRKLQEAVDALQEKYGRGMIHKGTNK, from the coding sequence ATGTTCCAGACTTTTCTAGTATATCCTTACTCCAGAGATAGTTCAATATTCCGAAGTTGCCAAATTTGCCGCGGCGCGAAAGCGACCCTGCAAGCGTACTATAATCGTCTCATGCCACGCGTCATCCTGCACCTCGACCTGGACGCCTTCTTCTGCGCCGTCGAAGAGACGCGCGATCCGTCCCTGCGCGGCAAGCCGTTCGCGGTGGGCGGACGTCCCGACGAGCGCGGCGTCGTCGCCTCCTGCTCCTACGCGGCGCGGATGTTCGGCGTGCGCAGCGCCATGCCGATGTCGCGCGCGCTGCGGATCTGTCCCGGCCTGATCGTCATCCCGGGACGTCACCGCGCCTACAGCGAAGTCTCCAAAAATGTGATGGCGAAATTGCGGGACCTGACTCCCCTCGTGGAGCAGATCTCCATTGACGAGGCCTTCCTCGACCTCGCCGACCTGCGCGGCCCCGTCGAACGCGTCGCGCGTGAACTTCAAGCGCGCATCCGCGACGACCTGGGACTGCCCTGCTCGATCGGGATCGCGTCCAACAAACTCGTGGCGAAGATCGCCACCGAGGTCGGGAAGAAAGCCGCGAAGGGAAACGCGCCGCCCTGCGCGCTGACCGTCGTCCCCGCGGGCGAGGAGGCCGCGTTCCTCGCGCCCCTGCCTGCGGACATGCTGTGGGGCGTGGGCCCGAAGACCGCCGCGCGTCTGGCGGAACTCGGCATCCACACCATCGGCGACATCGCGCGCTGGCCCCCGTCCGAACTGGCGCGGCGCTTCGGCGAGCCCGGACGCGACCTCGCCCGTCACGCGCGCGGCGAGGACGAGCGTCCCGTCGTCACGGAATCCGAGACCAAATCCATCAGCCAGGAGACGACCTTCGCGCGCGACGTCCGCGACGACAAAACATTGGAGGCGACCCTGCGGGAGCAATCCGCCGAGGTGGCGCGGCAATTGAGGAGCGAGAACCTCGCGGGCAGGACGATCAAACTTAAACTGCGCTGGCCCGACTTCACGACCCTGACGCGCCAAACGACCATCAACCGCCCGACGGACATGGAAGATGAAATCGCGCAGGCCGCGCTGGCGCTGCTGAAGACCGTCCGCAAATCGGACGAGGCCGTGCGCCTGATCGGGGTCGGAGTTACGGGACTGGGAGAACCCGTCCGCCAACTTGGGCTGTGGGATTTGAACACGGAGAAGTCCCGCAAATTGCAGGAGGCCGTGGACGCGTTGCAGGAAAAGTATGGGAGGGGAATGATTCACAAAGGAACAAACAAATAA
- a CDS encoding DNA-binding response regulator, which translates to MPKDDRPLILLADDDPSIADTLAPFLERAGFHVLTVSDGAAALDKIRSRRPALVILDVLMPRMDGREALRRIRRENLWLPAILLTQVGESSERALALEEGADDYLNKPFDPHELLARIRAVLRRARPGERSLSASWTLSALDLVLDRKARRASLKGDPLDLTPKAFAVLEYLMTHPDECVSRERLLEAVWGWEYPAGTRTVDTRMAELRRALDDDPESPRYIETVPAEGYRFAAPVKGE; encoded by the coding sequence ATGCCGAAAGACGACCGCCCCCTCATCCTCCTCGCCGACGACGACCCGTCCATCGCGGACACGCTCGCGCCCTTCCTTGAGCGCGCGGGATTCCACGTCCTCACCGTCTCCGACGGGGCGGCCGCGCTCGACAAGATCCGTTCGCGCCGTCCCGCGCTGGTGATCCTCGACGTGTTGATGCCGCGCATGGACGGGCGCGAAGCCCTGCGCCGCATCCGCCGCGAGAATCTCTGGCTGCCCGCCATCCTGTTGACGCAGGTCGGCGAATCGTCCGAGCGGGCTCTCGCGCTCGAAGAGGGCGCGGACGACTACCTGAACAAGCCGTTCGATCCCCACGAACTGCTGGCGCGCATCCGCGCCGTGCTGCGGCGCGCCCGCCCCGGCGAACGTTCCCTCTCAGCCTCGTGGACTCTCTCTGCCCTCGATCTCGTCCTCGACCGAAAAGCGCGCCGCGCCTCGCTCAAAGGCGATCCCCTCGACCTGACGCCCAAGGCCTTTGCCGTCCTCGAATATCTGATGACTCATCCCGACGAATGCGTCTCGCGTGAACGTTTGCTGGAAGCCGTCTGGGGCTGGGAATATCCCGCCGGGACGCGTACCGTGGACACGCGTATGGCCGAACTCCGCCGCGCTCTCGACGACGACCCCGAGTCCCCGCGCTACATCGAAACCGTCCCCGCGGAGGGATACCGCTTCGCCGCCCCGGTGAAGGGGGAGTAG
- a CDS encoding RNA polymerase subunit sigma-24 — MERFTLAQPDESDLIARAQRGDLEAFNDLVLLHQDALFNIALRTLNDEDRAADAVQEALISAFRSLRSFHGGSLRAWLARAVVNKCYDDYRRVTRHPSLPLMPVVDGEEMENWDWLRDPSPSLEDRFDNTELGGILQACMTSLPFQARAVLALVDVDGLSYEEAAAALRVPIGTVKSRLARARAAMRLSLQNYAHVLPSAYQSFQPALA; from the coding sequence ATGGAACGATTCACGCTTGCCCAGCCCGACGAATCCGACCTCATTGCTCGCGCCCAGCGCGGCGACCTGGAGGCCTTCAACGACCTCGTCCTGCTTCACCAGGACGCGCTCTTCAACATCGCCCTGCGCACCCTCAACGACGAAGACCGCGCCGCCGACGCAGTGCAGGAGGCGCTCATCTCCGCCTTTCGCAGCCTGCGCTCCTTTCACGGCGGATCGCTCCGCGCCTGGCTGGCGCGCGCTGTCGTCAACAAATGCTACGACGACTACCGCCGCGTGACGCGCCATCCCAGCCTCCCGCTCATGCCCGTCGTGGACGGCGAGGAGATGGAGAACTGGGACTGGCTGCGCGATCCCAGCCCCTCGCTCGAAGACCGCTTCGACAATACCGAACTCGGCGGCATCCTCCAGGCCTGCATGACCTCCCTGCCGTTCCAGGCCCGCGCCGTGCTTGCGCTCGTGGACGTGGACGGCCTCTCCTACGAAGAAGCCGCCGCCGCGCTCCGCGTCCCTATTGGCACCGTCAAAAGCCGGCTCGCCCGCGCCCGCGCCGCCATGCGCCTGTCCCTGCAAAACTACGCCCACGTCCTGCCTTCCGCGTATCAATCCTTTCAACCCGCATTGGCGTAG